Within the Sulfurospirillum barnesii SES-3 genome, the region ATTCAGACCTTGCGTGATACCTTAGGCATTAGTGTTGTGATGGTAACACACGACAAAGAGACTATTGCGCAGGTCTTGGATCGTTTTATTATTTTAGGGGATCAAAAGGTCAAGTTTGAGGGTACAATGGCATTATTAAAACAAACCAGTGATGAAACGTTGAAAAATTTTCTAAGTTGAGGCTGTCATGGAAAATCGCTTAAGTTATAGTATTGTAGGTGCATTTGTCTTTCTTCTGCTCATAGGAAGTGTTATTTCTATTGTGTGGCTAGGGCGTTATTCAGAAGAGGGAAATTTTAAATTTTATCATGTGGCGACCAAAGAGTCTGTCTCAGGGCTGAATGAAAAAGCACCTGTCAAATTGCATGGCGTGCAAATTGGAGAAGTACGAGATATTGCCATTAATCCTAAAAATGCTGAAGAGGTTTTGGTGATTATTCGTGTGCAAGAAAGCGCGCCGATTAAAGAGAGTACTTATGCCATTATTGAAGCGCAAGGCATTACGGGTCTTAGTTTTATTCAGCTTCAAGGTAGCACAAACGACTCTAAAGATCTTAAAACAGGTTCCAATAAAGACGAATACGGCATTATTTACTCACGCCCCTCTACCTTTTCACGCATCGATAAGACCATTACCTCTGTGAGTTTGAAAGCCGAGAAGATTTTTGAAAGAGCTGAAGAGATTATGAGTGATAAAAACCTCAAGAACTTTGAACGCATTTTAGAAAACAGTGCAAAAATCGCTGAATCTACGAGTAAGACGATGGCAAACATTGAAACACATAATCACGAAATTAACACCCTTCTCAAAGAGTCTATTGAAGCAGCCCGTGGCATTAAGGCGATGTCTTACTCCTTTACCTCCGCCATCGATAATAC harbors:
- a CDS encoding MlaD family protein, which encodes MENRLSYSIVGAFVFLLLIGSVISIVWLGRYSEEGNFKFYHVATKESVSGLNEKAPVKLHGVQIGEVRDIAINPKNAEEVLVIIRVQESAPIKESTYAIIEAQGITGLSFIQLQGSTNDSKDLKTGSNKDEYGIIYSRPSTFSRIDKTITSVSLKAEKIFERAEEIMSDKNLKNFERILENSAKIAESTSKTMANIETHNHEINTLLKESIEAARGIKAMSYSFTSAIDNTGIDTMNNVREASKSVKSVMGGLNEKMEKGAFDLDILVKENLLPLQNTLKELEFVLRETRDLVGNLKDSPSDLLFKSETTPPAPNE